The following proteins are encoded in a genomic region of Corallococcus soli:
- a CDS encoding SNF2-related protein, giving the protein MMDDFQIDARRWRFLDNPARYIERETGGLQVEPLARQFKTAKEILSRLVGGRGVLLADDVGLGKTTVGALVAWVVACQDKRVRIYAPNEVLRRRWAEELERHVPLLEQLGASYDRIKQGDVGKLNAGRIQIATHHALVKSHGNNEQRTACDLMIIDEAHRAKGDGSAFNEALRNLGDHAKRKLILTATPFSIRLAELEQLLQFAGATELEAVRRYAGELKRLYTLGDGHDATAESKRLVSAARAAIEELQPYLIRHGVDDLSASERKHFGAVSAGRWEIPTAPATQEDLALLLRMDRLLQLTPERKGERRNDPRFHIGWQHVGTKLERATERAKDDSDHAALRHIKAATKALSVRRTKPHPKIAAVSEAIRPLLDAGEKVLVFCHHRATASELLGALERSLKAASDSRSGPPEKVWRAAWESLLPSKDALVAPIIDWLSTPGLRWQIGGWLGKPASTAKALADQFATIRPRNVPSGVPTILEAATTLTESLLDTQSTSTRALLKSIVKGTHTFGGKASRFPGRLNDGLRAMGAWDHDGHGEPPKTLYTGKPDIVLALFNSPFGPDVLVTTDRLSEGVDLHRCCRYLIHYELDPSPVRTLQRNGRVRRVGSWAALTGQPICYAYPTFGGTRDEKAVGIMRQRINAFGLLLGGVPSLDDEAGYSEQSFVEAVLRGARKDLELLNRRLCV; this is encoded by the coding sequence GACTTTCAGATCGACGCCCGGAGGTGGCGCTTCCTCGACAACCCTGCTCGGTACATCGAACGCGAGACGGGCGGCCTCCAGGTTGAGCCGCTCGCGAGGCAGTTCAAGACAGCAAAGGAGATCCTGTCTCGACTCGTGGGCGGACGTGGTGTGCTGCTGGCCGACGACGTTGGGCTCGGCAAGACGACCGTCGGCGCGCTCGTCGCGTGGGTCGTCGCCTGTCAGGACAAGCGCGTGCGAATCTACGCGCCCAACGAGGTCCTGCGTCGGCGCTGGGCCGAGGAGCTCGAGCGCCACGTGCCCCTGCTCGAGCAGCTCGGCGCGAGCTACGACCGCATCAAACAAGGCGACGTCGGGAAGCTGAACGCGGGGCGCATCCAGATCGCGACCCATCACGCATTGGTCAAGAGCCACGGTAACAATGAGCAGCGCACCGCGTGCGACCTCATGATCATCGACGAGGCGCATCGTGCGAAGGGGGACGGCAGCGCGTTCAACGAGGCGCTCCGAAACCTCGGCGACCACGCGAAGCGGAAGCTGATTCTCACCGCCACGCCGTTTAGCATCAGGCTCGCTGAGCTGGAGCAACTGCTGCAGTTCGCCGGCGCAACCGAACTCGAGGCGGTGCGACGCTATGCGGGAGAGTTGAAGCGACTCTACACCCTGGGCGATGGCCACGACGCCACCGCCGAGTCCAAGCGGCTCGTGAGCGCTGCGAGGGCGGCGATAGAAGAGCTGCAGCCATACCTCATCCGTCACGGCGTCGACGACCTGTCGGCGTCAGAGCGGAAGCACTTCGGTGCCGTCAGCGCAGGGCGATGGGAGATCCCAACGGCACCGGCGACGCAGGAGGATCTCGCGCTGCTCCTACGGATGGACCGCCTCCTCCAGCTCACACCGGAGCGGAAGGGTGAACGGCGGAACGACCCGCGCTTCCACATCGGCTGGCAGCACGTCGGCACCAAGCTCGAGCGAGCCACGGAGCGGGCCAAAGACGACTCCGACCACGCTGCTCTCCGTCACATCAAGGCGGCGACGAAGGCGCTGAGCGTCAGGCGCACGAAGCCCCACCCAAAGATTGCGGCGGTCAGCGAGGCCATCCGGCCGCTGCTGGACGCTGGCGAGAAGGTGCTCGTGTTCTGCCACCACCGCGCGACCGCAAGCGAGCTGCTCGGCGCGCTGGAGCGATCCCTGAAGGCAGCGAGCGATTCGCGGAGCGGTCCGCCCGAGAAGGTGTGGCGTGCAGCATGGGAGTCGTTGCTGCCCAGCAAGGATGCCCTCGTGGCACCGATCATCGATTGGCTCAGCACGCCCGGTCTGCGGTGGCAGATCGGTGGCTGGCTCGGCAAGCCGGCGAGCACCGCGAAGGCTCTGGCGGACCAGTTCGCGACGATCAGACCGCGCAATGTGCCTTCCGGCGTGCCCACGATTCTCGAGGCGGCGACGACGCTGACGGAGTCTCTCCTCGACACGCAGTCGACGTCGACGCGCGCCCTCTTGAAGAGCATTGTGAAGGGAACGCACACCTTCGGCGGCAAGGCCTCGCGCTTCCCCGGGCGCCTCAATGACGGCCTTCGAGCAATGGGCGCATGGGACCACGATGGTCACGGCGAGCCGCCGAAGACGCTGTACACGGGCAAACCCGACATCGTGCTCGCGCTCTTCAATAGCCCGTTCGGGCCCGACGTGCTCGTCACCACCGACCGCCTGAGCGAGGGCGTCGATCTGCATCGCTGCTGCCGATACCTAATCCACTACGAACTCGATCCCAGCCCCGTGCGCACATTGCAGCGCAACGGCCGCGTGCGTCGCGTAGGTTCGTGGGCGGCGCTCACAGGCCAGCCGATCTGCTACGCGTACCCGACGTTCGGTGGCACACGCGACGAGAAGGCCGTCGGCATCATGAGGCAGCGCATCAACGCCTTCGGGTTGCTGCTCGGCGGTGTCCCATCGCTCGACGATGAAGCGGGCTACAGCGAGCAGAGTTTCGTAGAGGCAGTCCTTCGCGGCGCGCGCAAGGACCTTGAGTTGCTCAACCGGCGGCTCTGCGTGTGA